The following coding sequences lie in one Allochromatium vinosum DSM 180 genomic window:
- the cheB gene encoding chemotaxis-specific protein-glutamate methyltransferase CheB yields MIKLLIVDDSALMRRQLNAIFQAEGDFEIRLARNGREAVEENLTFEPDVVTLDINMPEMDGLTALSLLMAQRPVPVVMVSSLTEKGAMATLEALNLGAVDYIPKPGGTISLSMVEIEAEVIAKVRAAARARLKTARGLAARIRSGVSPSRPRIQVEPRRPTIRRAGTRGDGVVLIGVSTGGPRTLEDILPLLPAEFPWPVLVAQHMPPSFTKPFAERMNGLCALEVSEVSRPTPVEPGHIYIGKGGADMVLARRVGKLTALPRPENPDVLWHPSVELLGRSALEHCDPANVIAVMLTGMGHDGADAFAELKKRGARTIAESEETAVVFGMPAELIERGGANLVLPAERIADQIQIWVERS; encoded by the coding sequence TTGATCAAACTGCTGATCGTCGACGACTCGGCGCTGATGCGCCGCCAGCTCAACGCCATCTTCCAGGCCGAGGGTGACTTCGAGATCCGTCTCGCGCGCAACGGACGCGAAGCGGTCGAGGAGAATCTGACCTTTGAGCCGGACGTCGTCACGCTCGACATCAACATGCCCGAGATGGACGGTCTGACCGCGCTCTCGCTGCTGATGGCCCAGCGTCCGGTGCCCGTGGTCATGGTCTCCTCGCTCACCGAGAAGGGAGCCATGGCCACGCTGGAGGCGCTCAATCTCGGCGCGGTCGACTATATCCCCAAGCCGGGCGGCACCATCTCGCTGTCGATGGTCGAGATCGAGGCCGAGGTCATCGCCAAGGTGCGCGCGGCCGCGCGGGCACGGCTCAAGACCGCGCGCGGGCTGGCGGCGCGCATTCGCAGCGGCGTATCGCCGAGCCGCCCCAGAATCCAGGTCGAGCCAAGGCGTCCGACCATCCGCCGCGCCGGTACGCGCGGCGATGGCGTGGTCCTGATCGGGGTCTCGACCGGCGGACCGCGAACCTTGGAAGACATCCTGCCGCTGCTGCCGGCCGAGTTTCCCTGGCCGGTTCTGGTCGCCCAGCACATGCCGCCGAGCTTCACCAAACCCTTCGCCGAGCGCATGAATGGGTTGTGCGCGCTGGAGGTCTCCGAGGTCAGCCGGCCCACCCCGGTGGAGCCGGGTCACATCTACATCGGCAAGGGCGGCGCGGACATGGTGCTGGCGCGGCGTGTCGGCAAGCTGACCGCCCTGCCCCGGCCCGAGAATCCGGATGTTCTCTGGCACCCCTCGGTCGAGCTGCTCGGGCGCTCGGCCCTGGAGCACTGCGATCCGGCCAACGTCATCGCCGTAATGCTCACCGGCATGGGGCACGATGGGGCCGATGCCTTCGCCGAATTGAAAAAACGCGGCGCGCGCACCATTGCCGAGTCTGAGGAGACCGCCGTGGTCTTCGGGATGCCGGCGGAGCTGATCGAGCGCGGCGGGGCCAATCTGGTGCTGCCGGCCGAGCGTATCGCCGATCAGATCCAGATCTGGGTCGAGCGTTCCTAG
- the tsaA gene encoding tRNA (N6-threonylcarbamoyladenosine(37)-N6)-methyltransferase TrmO, whose product MHFEPIGHIRSPYTDKFGIPRQPGLVTAAEARLELRPEFAREEAFKALDGFSHVWILFVFHQDCLTAGWKPTVRPPRLGGRESVGVFASRAPYRPNPIGLSAVEHLGLIRDERGLALRLRGVDMLDGTPVLDIKPYVPYADAIPEARGGFAVAPPADPREVRVSPTAAADLERFDPDGARALRTLVMQVLEQDPRPGYMDRYPERREFGLRLMEFDIRWRLEAGYIEVIGLRPAP is encoded by the coding sequence ATGCATTTCGAGCCCATCGGCCATATCCGCTCGCCCTACACGGACAAGTTCGGCATCCCGCGTCAACCCGGACTGGTGACGGCCGCCGAGGCGCGGCTGGAACTCCGGCCCGAGTTCGCGCGCGAGGAAGCCTTCAAGGCACTCGACGGCTTCTCGCACGTCTGGATCCTGTTCGTCTTCCATCAGGATTGTCTGACGGCCGGCTGGAAACCGACGGTTCGGCCGCCGCGACTCGGTGGACGTGAATCGGTCGGGGTCTTCGCCAGCCGCGCACCCTATCGGCCCAATCCGATCGGACTCTCGGCGGTCGAGCATCTGGGGCTGATCCGGGACGAGCGCGGGCTGGCCCTGCGCCTGCGCGGCGTCGACATGCTCGACGGCACGCCCGTGCTCGACATCAAGCCCTATGTGCCCTATGCCGATGCGATCCCCGAGGCACGCGGCGGCTTCGCCGTCGCACCGCCCGCCGATCCGCGCGAGGTGCGTGTCAGCCCGACGGCCGCCGCCGACCTGGAACGCTTCGACCCCGACGGCGCCCGCGCCCTGCGCACGCTCGTCATGCAGGTTCTGGAACAAGATCCGCGCCCCGGATACATGGACCGCTACCCGGAGCGGCGCGAATTCGGTCTGCGCCTCATGGAGTTCGACATCCGCTGGCGTCTGGAGGCCGGCTACATCGAGGTGATCGGGCTCCGCCCCGCCCCCTGA
- a CDS encoding response regulator transcription factor, whose amino-acid sequence MGTHNHSLLIVDDSRMSRMMLNRLIADLRPDWRITEAASGAEALEMIERDPPTLVSLDVNMPGMSGLETAGRIRLHNPDIRVVICTANIQDYVRQAAEKAGVHFVSKPITPESVARMVAFFEE is encoded by the coding sequence ATGGGCACACACAACCACTCACTACTCATCGTTGACGACAGCCGGATGTCTCGCATGATGCTGAACCGCCTGATCGCGGATCTGCGTCCCGACTGGCGCATCACCGAGGCGGCGAGCGGAGCCGAAGCCCTGGAGATGATCGAGCGCGATCCGCCGACGCTGGTCAGTCTGGACGTCAACATGCCCGGCATGAGCGGACTGGAGACGGCCGGACGCATCCGGCTCCACAATCCCGACATCCGGGTCGTCATCTGCACCGCGAACATCCAGGACTATGTGCGCCAGGCGGCCGAGAAGGCCGGCGTGCACTTCGTCTCCAAGCCGATCACGCCCGAGTCCGTGGCGCGCATGGTGGCCTTCTTCGAGGAATAA
- a CDS encoding response regulator: MKRILVIDDAATVRLYHRGILESAGFEVSEAVNGLEALERVVEGPFDLYLVDINMPKLDGYGFLRELRAKDIPQAPAIMVSTEAEDNDQRLAYACGANLYLIKPTKPAQLLAHVQTLLGARQPS; encoded by the coding sequence ATGAAACGGATCCTGGTCATCGACGATGCGGCCACGGTGCGGCTCTATCACCGTGGCATCCTGGAGTCGGCCGGCTTTGAGGTCAGCGAGGCGGTCAATGGACTGGAGGCGCTGGAGCGGGTCGTCGAGGGACCGTTCGACCTCTATCTGGTCGACATCAACATGCCCAAGCTCGACGGCTATGGATTCCTGCGCGAGCTGCGCGCCAAGGACATCCCGCAGGCGCCGGCGATCATGGTCTCGACCGAGGCCGAGGACAACGATCAGCGTCTCGCCTATGCCTGCGGGGCCAATCTCTATCTGATCAAGCCGACCAAACCGGCACAACTGCTCGCACACGTTCAGACCCTGCTCGGCGCGAGACAGCCGTCATGA
- a CDS encoding c-type cytochrome: MKTIIDRCGMLLLSASLLMTATGLRAAEADEAMRARGQTLYTEQMCNLCHTRDGESGPMAHVGGSLDGLAAKRDAAWIERYLRDPQAVIPSSQMPKSTLTDQQLAELIAFLLGS, translated from the coding sequence ATGAAGACGATCATCGACCGTTGCGGCATGCTCCTGTTGTCGGCGAGCCTGCTGATGACGGCGACCGGGTTGCGGGCGGCTGAGGCCGACGAGGCCATGCGCGCGCGCGGCCAAACCCTCTACACCGAACAGATGTGCAACCTCTGTCACACCCGTGACGGCGAATCCGGCCCCATGGCCCATGTCGGCGGATCGCTCGACGGACTCGCTGCCAAGCGTGATGCCGCCTGGATCGAGCGCTATCTGCGCGATCCACAGGCGGTCATCCCCAGCTCCCAGATGCCCAAGAGCACCCTGACCGATCAGCAGCTCGCCGAGCTGATCGCCTTCCTGCTCGGCTCCTGA
- a CDS encoding GGDEF domain-containing protein, with protein MDIELGAQLIDSLRIGLILLDHRGRVVSWNGWMKRHSGLGLADVAGRQLAELFPEVSGSRLESSISDTLRFKLSSMLAPSLNPSLLPLYHRPTDRQRDQRMQQLIYVSPLRHDHCACLIQIHDMTSALRRERRLRAQSTRLIESSYQDPLTGVGNRRRFDQDLAQRFRQAKDRQRSIAMLMIDVDNFKAYNDHFGHQGGDACLIQVARTLRDGLRRDGDRVSRYGGEEFAILLTDTDGPSACAVAERLRLAVEQLDLPHPAAPGIGRVSVSIGIAAMVPSDEQLCYILVAQADLALYTAKDAGRNGCMWYDAESGVARPLPASKTS; from the coding sequence ATGGACATCGAACTCGGCGCGCAGCTGATCGACAGCTTGCGGATCGGACTGATTCTGCTCGATCACCGGGGACGCGTGGTGTCCTGGAATGGCTGGATGAAGCGCCACAGCGGTCTTGGACTCGCCGATGTCGCCGGTCGGCAACTCGCGGAACTCTTCCCCGAGGTGAGCGGCAGCCGCCTGGAATCCAGCATCTCGGACACGCTGCGCTTCAAGCTCTCATCCATGCTGGCGCCGAGCCTCAATCCGAGCCTGCTTCCGCTCTACCATCGACCGACTGATCGCCAGCGCGACCAGCGCATGCAGCAGCTCATCTATGTCAGTCCGCTGCGTCACGATCACTGCGCCTGCCTGATCCAGATCCATGACATGACGTCCGCTCTGCGCCGCGAGCGGCGTCTGCGCGCCCAGTCGACACGGTTGATCGAAAGCAGCTATCAGGATCCGCTCACGGGTGTCGGCAACCGTCGCCGCTTCGATCAGGATCTGGCGCAGCGTTTCAGACAGGCCAAAGACAGGCAGCGTTCGATCGCCATGCTCATGATCGACGTCGACAACTTCAAGGCCTACAACGATCACTTCGGCCATCAGGGCGGCGACGCCTGCCTGATCCAGGTGGCGCGGACACTGCGCGACGGTTTGCGACGCGATGGCGATCGGGTCTCGCGCTATGGCGGCGAGGAGTTCGCGATCCTGCTGACCGACACCGATGGACCGTCAGCCTGCGCGGTCGCCGAACGACTGCGGCTGGCCGTCGAACAGCTCGACCTCCCCCACCCCGCCGCTCCCGGCATCGGCCGGGTCAGCGTCAGTATCGGCATCGCGGCCATGGTGCCGAGCGACGAGCAGCTCTGCTACATCCTGGTCGCTCAGGCCGATCTGGCGCTCTACACGGCCAAGGACGCCGGACGCAACGGCTGCATGTGGTACGACGCCGAGAGCGGCGTTGCCCGCCCCCTGCCCGCCTCCAAAACGTCTTGA
- a CDS encoding chemotaxis protein CheX — MSELSELHRDALGELFNLGVGRAAHSLSQMVRDEIELSAPFVDLIQAHEVSATLIGSEFRELSMVTIDFEGPFVSKAILLFPERNALAILSNMLDPELTPEEVSEFEQEAMCEIGNVILNACMSALADEFGIELHGGLPEHYFSDTDSLPIFADGDPEQLLLLLQIQLTMRQQLIQGHLVFLLGVGSLLDLRNCLDAYLDRLGIR, encoded by the coding sequence GTGTCCGAACTCAGCGAGCTACATCGCGACGCACTCGGTGAACTCTTCAACCTCGGGGTGGGGCGCGCGGCGCACAGCCTCAGTCAGATGGTGCGCGACGAAATCGAACTGTCGGCGCCCTTCGTCGATCTGATCCAGGCCCATGAAGTGAGCGCAACCCTGATCGGCTCGGAGTTCAGAGAGCTGAGCATGGTGACGATCGACTTCGAGGGTCCGTTCGTCTCCAAGGCCATCCTGCTGTTCCCCGAACGCAATGCGCTCGCCATCCTCAGCAACATGCTCGATCCCGAACTGACGCCGGAGGAGGTCTCCGAGTTCGAGCAGGAGGCGATGTGCGAGATCGGCAACGTCATCCTCAACGCCTGCATGAGCGCACTCGCCGACGAATTCGGCATCGAGCTGCACGGCGGTCTGCCCGAGCATTACTTCAGCGACACCGACTCGTTGCCGATCTTCGCCGACGGCGACCCCGAGCAGCTGCTTCTCCTGCTTCAGATCCAGCTCACCATGCGTCAGCAACTGATTCAGGGGCATCTGGTCTTTCTGCTGGGCGTCGGCTCGCTGCTGGATCTGCGCAATTGTCTCGATGCGTATCTCGATCGGCTTGGAATACGCTGA
- a CDS encoding methyl-accepting chemotaxis protein, translating to MALVKKTSSSSAAAAGEARTSAATAREAEAQRKRARTLAKQQQAAERVASATAQLASGINEAASAAEELKRSADQIATGAEEASGAAQESLAAFKQVNAALGRQLESARNSQVKVEASQALILRVSDDVAGLIGNVGIAAQRQTDSVKMVAELEQQAANIGDIVKAVARIADQTNLLALNAAIEAARAGKHGKGFAVVADEVRTLAETSEKSAKQIQDLVGQIQTEVKTISDGINDSAEKVKSEVENGKTINTQLEQIRVDVIEITRGIQDVAAGAQQSSAAALQALKGTEEIAAAAEEQSAASEETAKTVAEQTQALAECEQAAQNLSELAEELKNSTDIAKSAEEVASAAEELSSAVQEINRSGAQVMAAVEQIRKSAQVQASATEESAAAIAQIEKGLEVALQRAQNAGEKVKAISALLGTNKQSVESLIEGVADSVTASRSSLRQIKDLELVSRRIDKIVDAITTVSIQTNMLAVNGSIEAARAGEFGKGFVVVATDIRNLAHDSAENADRIKDLVKAVQDQIGIVGRDLEEIMSAATSEAEKAKAITAGLDTIEADIGVVDKGTAEILAAASEIASAVAQIKTGVDQISAAAQEAEKASTEAASAAKQQAQGAEELAAAIEEIASLADELQSA from the coding sequence ATGGCACTCGTGAAAAAGACCTCCAGTTCTTCCGCCGCCGCAGCCGGCGAGGCTCGCACCAGTGCCGCCACCGCGCGCGAGGCCGAGGCCCAGCGCAAGCGCGCGCGTACGCTCGCCAAGCAGCAGCAGGCCGCCGAGCGCGTGGCCTCGGCCACGGCGCAACTGGCCTCGGGCATCAACGAAGCCGCCTCGGCCGCCGAAGAACTCAAGCGCTCCGCCGATCAGATCGCCACCGGCGCTGAGGAAGCCTCAGGCGCCGCACAGGAGTCGCTCGCCGCCTTCAAGCAGGTCAATGCCGCGCTCGGGCGTCAGCTCGAGAGCGCCAGGAATTCGCAGGTCAAGGTCGAGGCCTCGCAGGCGCTCATCCTCCGGGTCAGCGATGACGTCGCCGGGCTCATCGGCAATGTCGGGATCGCCGCCCAGCGTCAGACCGACTCAGTGAAGATGGTCGCCGAACTCGAACAGCAGGCCGCCAACATCGGCGACATCGTCAAGGCCGTCGCCCGCATTGCCGACCAGACCAACCTGCTCGCCCTCAACGCGGCCATCGAGGCCGCGCGCGCCGGCAAGCACGGCAAGGGCTTCGCGGTGGTCGCCGACGAGGTGCGCACCCTGGCCGAGACGTCCGAGAAGAGCGCCAAACAGATCCAGGATCTGGTCGGCCAGATCCAGACCGAGGTCAAGACCATCTCCGACGGCATCAACGACTCGGCCGAGAAGGTCAAGAGCGAGGTCGAGAACGGCAAGACCATCAACACCCAGCTCGAACAGATCCGGGTCGACGTGATCGAGATCACGCGCGGCATCCAGGATGTCGCCGCCGGCGCCCAGCAGTCGAGCGCCGCCGCACTCCAGGCGCTCAAGGGTACCGAGGAGATCGCCGCCGCCGCCGAGGAGCAGTCGGCCGCATCCGAGGAAACCGCCAAGACCGTCGCCGAGCAGACCCAGGCGCTGGCCGAGTGCGAACAGGCGGCGCAGAATCTGTCCGAACTGGCCGAGGAACTCAAGAACTCGACCGACATCGCCAAGAGCGCCGAGGAAGTCGCCTCGGCCGCTGAAGAACTGTCCTCGGCGGTGCAGGAGATCAACCGCTCCGGCGCCCAGGTCATGGCCGCCGTCGAGCAGATTCGAAAGAGTGCCCAGGTCCAGGCCTCGGCCACCGAGGAATCCGCCGCCGCCATCGCCCAGATCGAGAAGGGACTGGAAGTGGCGCTACAGCGCGCTCAGAACGCCGGCGAAAAGGTCAAGGCCATCAGCGCCCTGCTCGGCACCAACAAGCAGAGCGTCGAATCGCTCATCGAAGGGGTCGCCGACTCGGTCACGGCCTCGCGTTCCAGCCTCAGGCAGATCAAGGATCTGGAACTGGTCTCGCGGCGCATCGACAAGATCGTCGATGCCATCACCACGGTCTCGATCCAGACCAACATGCTCGCCGTCAACGGCTCGATCGAAGCGGCGCGCGCCGGCGAGTTCGGCAAGGGTTTCGTGGTCGTGGCCACCGACATCCGCAACCTCGCGCACGACTCGGCCGAAAATGCCGACCGCATCAAGGACTTGGTGAAGGCGGTCCAGGATCAGATCGGCATAGTCGGTCGCGATCTGGAAGAGATCATGTCTGCGGCCACCAGCGAGGCCGAGAAGGCCAAGGCCATTACCGCCGGTCTGGACACCATCGAGGCCGACATCGGTGTGGTCGACAAGGGCACCGCCGAGATCCTGGCCGCCGCCAGCGAAATCGCCTCGGCCGTCGCCCAGATCAAGACCGGCGTCGATCAGATCTCGGCGGCGGCTCAAGAAGCCGAGAAGGCGTCCACCGAAGCCGCCTCCGCCGCCAAGCAGCAGGCGCAGGGCGCCGAGGAGCTGGCCGCCGCCATCGAGGAGATCGCCTCGCTCGCCGATGAGTTGCAGAGCGCCTGA
- a CDS encoding chemotaxis protein CheW codes for MTNEQVEPLDVEPNAPAIAVSAGDAGADDALAGREGDIRQFVIFICGSEVFAVDMAPVQEIIRVPDVVRVPLAPATLEGLANLRGKVLPIISLRRLFGFPEREDDDATRALVIDLGQPLGFVVDRVSSVVGVEPGRIEDVGSLTTTVKTELLAGLLKEVGGFPMVMVLDFERLISNEFAAIAHLARSSAAGTLDALGSEDEHDDEAGSDELQLVSFEVAEQEYAIPIENVQEIVQFPEQVVRVPRSEAHVLGVMTLRNRLLPLVSLRCLFDLDARAADERSRILVIRLGDMAVGLVVDSVNEVLRVPKSAVDAMPKLLARHGDLSDIAEICRLEDGHRLVSIISTDNLFRHSTIREALTNVDQLREDDRLDDDTDASDEDNDDEEQVVVFRLDKEEFGVPIESVQEIVRVPDELTHVPKAPEFVEGVINLRGSVLPVIDQRRRLGMATVARNDRQRIMVFLLDGVRTGFIVDSVAEVLKIPKASIERSPRLSLEQARLIARVANLEQHKRMIQLIDPSRLIADEQREELAALTED; via the coding sequence ATGACCAACGAACAGGTCGAGCCACTGGACGTCGAACCCAACGCGCCCGCCATTGCGGTGTCTGCGGGTGACGCCGGTGCGGACGACGCTCTCGCCGGGCGCGAGGGCGACATCCGTCAATTCGTGATCTTCATCTGCGGCAGCGAAGTCTTCGCCGTCGACATGGCCCCGGTGCAGGAGATCATCCGCGTGCCGGATGTGGTGCGGGTGCCACTGGCGCCCGCCACGCTGGAGGGGCTGGCCAATCTGCGCGGCAAGGTGCTGCCGATCATCAGTCTGCGCCGGCTGTTCGGCTTCCCCGAGCGCGAAGACGACGACGCCACGCGCGCCCTGGTCATCGACCTGGGCCAGCCGCTCGGCTTCGTCGTCGATCGGGTCAGCAGCGTGGTCGGCGTCGAGCCGGGGCGCATCGAGGACGTCGGCTCGCTGACCACCACGGTCAAGACCGAACTGCTGGCCGGGCTGCTAAAGGAGGTCGGCGGTTTTCCGATGGTGATGGTGCTCGACTTCGAGCGTCTCATCAGCAACGAGTTCGCCGCCATCGCCCATCTGGCGCGCTCCAGTGCCGCCGGGACACTCGATGCGCTGGGGTCCGAGGACGAGCACGACGACGAGGCCGGCAGCGACGAGCTGCAACTGGTCAGCTTCGAGGTCGCCGAGCAGGAATACGCCATCCCGATCGAAAACGTGCAGGAGATCGTGCAGTTCCCCGAGCAGGTGGTGCGGGTGCCGCGTTCCGAGGCGCATGTGCTGGGCGTGATGACGCTGCGCAACCGGCTGCTGCCGCTGGTCTCGCTGCGCTGTCTGTTCGACCTGGACGCGCGTGCGGCCGACGAGCGCAGTCGCATCCTGGTCATCCGGCTCGGCGACATGGCCGTCGGGCTGGTGGTCGACAGCGTCAACGAGGTGCTGCGGGTGCCCAAGTCCGCCGTCGACGCCATGCCCAAGCTGCTGGCGCGACACGGCGACCTGTCGGATATCGCCGAGATCTGCCGGCTGGAGGACGGACACCGGCTGGTCTCCATCATCTCGACCGACAACCTGTTCCGCCATTCGACCATCCGGGAGGCCCTGACCAACGTGGACCAATTGCGCGAGGACGACCGGCTCGACGACGACACCGACGCGAGCGACGAGGACAACGACGACGAGGAACAGGTGGTGGTGTTCCGGCTCGACAAGGAAGAGTTCGGCGTGCCGATCGAGAGCGTGCAGGAGATCGTGCGCGTACCGGATGAACTGACCCATGTGCCCAAGGCGCCGGAATTCGTCGAGGGCGTGATCAATCTGCGCGGCTCGGTACTGCCGGTCATCGACCAGCGCCGGCGGCTCGGCATGGCCACGGTCGCGCGCAACGACCGTCAGCGCATCATGGTGTTCCTGCTCGACGGGGTGCGTACCGGCTTCATCGTCGACTCGGTGGCCGAGGTGCTCAAGATCCCCAAGGCATCGATCGAACGCTCGCCGCGACTGTCGCTGGAACAGGCGCGTCTGATCGCGCGCGTGGCCAATCTGGAGCAGCACAAACGCATGATCCAGCTCATCGACCCGTCGCGCCTGATCGCCGACGAACAGCGCGAGGAACTGGCCGCGCTCACCGAGGATTGA
- a CDS encoding CheR family methyltransferase: protein MTEPRQISDEDFQKFREFFYRKTGILFEDSKRYFVDKRLLDRMEATGSETFRAYFTTLRFQASGEELQSLINAMTVNETYFFREEYQFECLVKSMLEDLVARRATDSKPLRIWSVPSSSGEEPYGIAIYLLEHWPRINQLDVEIISSDIDTDILAQARRGRYSPRAVQHLPAPLLKKYFVRVGEFYQIDDSLREAVQFTRANVTDPADMRLHRHFDVIFCRNLLIYFDDLSRKRTAESFYDALNPGGFICLGHSESMSRISSLFQVRKFPEAIVYQKPWEAR, encoded by the coding sequence ATGACCGAGCCGCGCCAGATCAGCGACGAGGACTTTCAGAAATTCCGCGAATTCTTCTATCGCAAGACCGGCATCCTGTTCGAGGACAGCAAACGCTATTTCGTCGACAAGCGCCTGCTCGACCGCATGGAGGCAACCGGCAGCGAGACCTTCCGCGCCTATTTCACCACGCTGCGCTTCCAGGCCTCGGGCGAGGAGCTCCAGTCGCTCATCAACGCGATGACGGTCAACGAGACCTACTTCTTTCGCGAGGAATATCAGTTCGAGTGTCTGGTCAAATCGATGCTGGAGGATCTGGTGGCGCGGCGCGCGACGGATTCCAAGCCGCTGCGCATCTGGTCGGTACCCTCGTCCTCGGGCGAGGAACCCTATGGCATCGCCATCTATCTGCTCGAACACTGGCCGCGCATCAACCAGCTCGATGTCGAGATCATCTCTTCCGACATCGACACCGACATCCTGGCCCAGGCACGCCGCGGGCGCTACAGTCCGCGCGCCGTGCAGCATCTGCCGGCGCCGCTGCTGAAGAAATATTTCGTCCGGGTCGGCGAGTTCTACCAGATCGACGACAGCCTGCGCGAGGCGGTGCAGTTCACCCGTGCCAATGTCACGGACCCGGCCGACATGCGGCTGCATCGCCATTTCGATGTCATCTTCTGCCGCAATCTATTGATCTATTTCGACGATCTCTCGCGCAAGCGCACCGCCGAGTCCTTCTATGACGCGCTCAATCCGGGCGGATTCATCTGTCTCGGACATTCGGAATCCATGAGCCGGATCTCGTCGCTGTTCCAGGTGCGCAAGTTCCCCGAGGCCATCGTCTATCAGAAACCCTGGGAGGCGCGATGA
- a CDS encoding HEAT repeat domain-containing protein: MGLKKSHDAPTASEDERRLPRDLPGLLTALADDDPLARRWAARDLAQYPESSRALVERLSIETEPSVTAVILTSLTLIGDEIAVAGLTECLRSEDAMLRNAAIEAMKQLPDEVAPWMGRLLEDLDPDVRIFAVDVLESLRHPQVEDWLIRVITQDAHVNVCATAVDLLGEVGSERAKPALLALKQRFADEPYIQFAADLALKRISAG, from the coding sequence ATGGGACTGAAGAAATCACACGACGCCCCGACCGCCAGCGAAGACGAGCGCCGTCTGCCGCGCGACCTGCCGGGTCTGCTGACCGCGCTCGCCGACGACGATCCGCTGGCCCGGCGCTGGGCGGCGCGCGATCTGGCGCAATATCCCGAGTCCTCGCGCGCGCTGGTCGAGCGGCTGAGCATCGAGACCGAGCCGAGCGTGACCGCCGTGATCCTGACCAGTCTCACCCTGATCGGCGACGAGATCGCGGTCGCGGGGTTGACCGAGTGTCTGCGCAGTGAGGATGCCATGCTGCGCAACGCGGCCATCGAAGCCATGAAGCAACTGCCCGACGAGGTTGCGCCCTGGATGGGGCGCTTGCTCGAAGACCTGGACCCCGATGTACGCATCTTCGCCGTCGATGTGCTCGAGTCCCTGCGCCATCCTCAGGTCGAGGACTGGCTGATCCGCGTCATCACCCAGGATGCCCATGTCAACGTCTGCGCCACGGCGGTCGATCTGCTCGGCGAGGTCGGATCGGAGCGCGCCAAACCGGCCCTGCTTGCGCTCAAGCAGCGCTTCGCCGACGAGCCCTACATCCAATTCGCCGCCGATCTGGCGCTCAAACGGATCAGCGCGGGCTGA